Genomic window (Solea senegalensis isolate Sse05_10M unplaced genomic scaffold, IFAPA_SoseM_1 scf7180000013336, whole genome shotgun sequence):
TCAAGACCTTGTTATagagaaacccaacaacaaGCAACTTGTCTTACAGACAAAGATGAGAgaattatgttaaaatgtaaagaaaataaggctaattattattcaaaattATGTACATCTCTCGTCTGTATGCATCTAAGgcaatggttctcaaactgtggtacacaagcttcctctggtggggAAAATCAGgaatattatatactgtatattccagGGTTGTGATGGAATTGGAGCTGAGGAAttgtgtgaagaaaatgaaacaaatagcaagaaaataataataatttataataatagtcaccttatctcttgctccatcgcTAATTTTACTGTACCAGTATCTGAAGTATATGGGAGGATGAGAGAGTGAATtgtcttattgggaataaatctgcgaATAAATCTGAAAAGTCCAtcgctgactttgctcggtctGTTTACATCACTGCATTTTTTGATGGaagaattaattaattaagttttCTTTCTGGACATTAACTCATTGAAACATCAGAACACCATGACTCTGACTGACTCTCACCCGTGCTGTCAGCCCCTGTGTCTACTCTCTGccttctgctgctgccattGATTTCTCCTCCTCGCCACAATAGACCCCGCTCCCTCCCCTGTCTCCCTCTCGGCTCTCATTAACCTTCtgcctcctcctttctcctcttcctcttatcTCACCTCCCCTTCACccgttcttcctcctctcccttctTACTTTGCTTCTTCCTTCTTGTTTCttctacctccctccctccttccttcctccccctcctgtctCCCTCCAACTGTCAtctcactcagtgtttaatgGAACAGCCTGGAGGTTGTAAGGAGCTGGTTAACCTACTTCCCAGAAAGGAGACATCTCCATCACAGTGAATGCAACAGATGCTAAAAGAGAGTTTTTAATGCTCCATATGCTGTGGGAGAAATAGAAAAGCTGTTTATGTCTCAGAGAAAGTTTTtgaaagtccagtgtgtaaaatgtcggtcactctttttttcatttgacagaaaTTTAAGAAAAATTATTACCTGATTGTATGCAAATTTTACAAATGCTGCTTTTAAAAGTTGATCTATTCTTTACTAGGCAAAATCACAGGGGCATTTAAGCAGGGGCATTTAAGCCCTGTAGGTTAAGctaaaaaaatgttacaaatgtgtaaaaaaaaaaaattcctggCATATCACAACGAAAACAAGCCCAGGCCATGTTGTGTCATGGTTCTTGCATTTCGGCACCTTCCACTTCAGTCTCTTCTACCTCATCATTGACTGAACCGTGTTTGAAGTCTACTCAAAGGATGGgttagaaaaaggaaaagagttGCATCATTTCAGGTCAATTCATAGTTTCCATGTCGGCGAGTCCACTTGGGTCCgctttgttctgttttgttctgtttgtccATGACTGAACATGTGACCATGCAGACTGTCCTTGTCCATCGCACATGTGTCAGATAGGACGATAGATTGGAATGGAAGAGAAGGTGGCATCCAGTACACATTATGTGAAACACCAGCCCAACATGAACTCGCATTTTAGTGGAGTGGaactgctgcaggtgtgtgcacACCAGTGAGTCACATCCACAACTTTCTGCAAGTATGAAGAGGACTGGAGTGATGAGGGGGACAAATGATCTTTGTCTCCACAACAGCTTATGCTGAAAGTAGAAGTTTTGGTGCATCCACCAATGCGTCATAACATCATGGCAAAACAAAGATGTGACCACTGGACTAAAGATGACCTTTTACAGCAAACTGTGAGACCAGGTGTTAGTGGGAGGTCAATGTCAGCCTGATGTTGTAGTCTATAATGCTCTTTTATAATGACCATCTCAGACTGGTGTCTCCTTCTCTCGTCCTACACTTTAATTGTAATGTTAAAACCAAGTTGACCTACATGtacaataaatgttttaaaaaattcTTGAACCAGACTATTTTCAGACCCAAATACCTGGCCCTTGCCCTAAAACATGTAGTTTATAGAGATTCATTCAGACTACAAAGGACCTcgcattcattttcaattttcctCTTGCTGGTTTACAACTTCCAGGCACGAGTGCAGTTTACCTTATTTTACTGTTTGGGTTGAGCTCATTCTCCCGTTTGTTTTATTCTCCTCTGTCTGATTGTAGCGGTGAAGTTAAGTTCAATAACCTTAAATCCACATAAGCCACGGGCAGCAGCGACCCTTCACCACCCTCTTATAAAACGTGACTAACAACCCGCCATTGTCTGTTGCCCTGCATCTGAAGTGGATCAGACGTCTTATTGTTTGTTGCcaggagaaaacaacacacaacagttGGATTAACTGTCTTCTTCAAACTTTAttgtcttctctccctcctgctctctgtcctgtATTTACTTTGGCTGCGTTCTGTGTGTGCtttcacatgttgtttttcagtgttaatATCGTCTTTGATGTTATCCTCTGACAAAAACTCCTGACGCTTTCAGCCAAGAATGAAACCTTGTTTATGCAAGTGTTTTGAATATCAGGAAATGGAATATTTCTTTGTAAATAAGTAACATTTCCTCATAGGTCTATTTTTCTAAGATTTATTTGCACAAAGTAACTTTCTTGGCTAACAAATAGGTTGCTGTTAACAAGCTAGAGTTTGGTGTTGAATTATGTATTATAAAACAGATCAACAAATCAGATTGATCTATGACCTTGTGGACCAAACCATTTGAAGTGATGAACGGGgtgaatgtatttaaatatcACTGTTAAATGAGTGTGTTTTACCCAAAATACATGCGcgccaatacacacacacgcacgcacacacacacacacacacacgcacagaaggAAGACAGATGCCTTTTATTCATTGGTGTGAGGAGGATGGACGAATGTGTCCACTGGGGTTTGcgcgcacgtacacacacacatacagagttaCTGGGGGCGGGGCACCAGATGAGCTCAGTGATAGAGACGACAAGCAGCGTCCCTCTCCATCTGTCCCtcacttacaaacacacacacacacaccgtaatGGTCACCAGCTGGACGAGCagagaaagtgtttgtgtgtgttttgtgggttTTAATCCAAGTGAATATTAAGGATCATTAAGATAATGAAGCTGCTTATTTGATTAGgcttcagaaaatgtcaaaagggTCATGCAGCATGTGTCGGGCAGAAGGAGAGGCAGAGAGTCTCAGACGTCCTctaatttttacatttgttcttgttttatggATCATGATGTGCACTATATATGGTTTTGgcctctcttctctttcaggACGTTTCTTGTCTGAACCGTGACACCAGTAAGGTGATCGTGGTCGACTGTAAGCGGGAGGCGTTCAGCCTGCAGCCCTTCAATGGAATGGCCCTGAAGAAATGGGACGGGAACTCGGAGGACAGGACGCTCTACGACCTTGCCAACTTCCTCAAGGGTGAGATGCTGAGCAGGAACGTCCTCATCTCTTTTTTGTAGTGCAAAGAAAAATCTTGATTATTATGACTTCATAGCATGACTAATTATATGACCGTGAGCCACCATATGGTCATACATGATTTAATTACAGCAGGAAATGAAACTGCAGAGGAATCAGATGAGTAGAGGGAAATTTTCCACACTGTGAAATCCCTCTTTACTGTTTTACTGGTCATCTTGGTCATGATAACCCTGCCCCCGTCCCCTGACGTAATCGGTTCTTCCTTCCATATCAGCAAAGAGCTGATGCCCGTGTGAAACTGGTTTAGAGGCAGTTTTTTTGGTATTTGATAAGCAGAACTGGTTTCAGATGAGGCATCAGCACTGAACTGCCCTGGACCTGCTTCAGTGGGAAAGAGGGAATGGAGATCTTTAAACCTGTGGCTCTGGTCCATCCAAGTATATCAGgaccagcagtgtttttaaagctcAAACATATGTCTTTCCCTCTGCATTAAATTGAAGGTTGACCAATATCAGTTCTCACCAAAAACCTGGAAATATGATTTATTTCCAGGTCTGagtcaaacaaataataatcgTCATGTAAACTCATGATgcttttccactgcacagttccagcacggcccGGCTCGACTGAacagtttggtatggttttcagcagtgctgtcactaaatgcACCACACTGTTTTCAggattaagtctttttaactgatctacagttcacgctcatgactcttccagtgacgacactctgacgacatcacatatatataatatcagctcagctcacttggaacctctctagagcaggtactgaaaaaagtaccaggtactttcaCTAATGGgaaagcagaaacaaaacatgtcgAGCCATGCCGGAACTGTGTAGTTGAAAAGCAccattcttttctctttggtaaacatgcaaacaaaggCTCATTGTTGACATCAAAGCGTTAATACAAGTCTCTAAAATGTTCCTCCTGTCTTGTCTCTGCACTTCAGCCATCGCTCTGGGCGGTGTTGATGACGTTCGGTTGGTGCTGGAGAACTACGCTCTCGAGGACGACCCCATCGAGGCTTTCAAACGCAGACAGGCTCAGCTAGCACAGGTAGGTAATCAAACGCACCCCCGGACCATGTCTCCTGCCTCTGTGTTGACAATGAAGATGTGATCGGTCTGTGTCttgacaggaggaggagcagcgatTGTCTGAGTCCTCCCTGCAGAAGAAACAGGGACTTTCATTCGGTTCCATCGCCTCGCGGTTCTGGCGCTCCAAACAGCAATGAGCCCCCCCACACTCCCACCTATCACAGCCCAGCTCTCCGCCAGTGTCCAGGTGAGGGAGAGGCCGGAGGAGAGGGGGGTGTGGTGGGCCTGTGGACTGTAGCTGGGGCCGTCTCCACCGTCGCAAGCAACCAGTCATGTCAGAGTGGGCGGGGCCTGCAGTGCTGGAGCGGAGCAAGGGCATTGGCCGTGATGTGCACCAATAAGAGaggcagacttttttttttatttatttctaattttcCTATTTCTCTGAGGCGGGCGTTGGTGGCCCCTCCATGGTCACACCGGTGTCTGCTACTGATTGGTGGTCAGGTGGAAAACTCTGGAGGCAAATCTTAGACCAGCAGTATGACGGTCACGCCGGCTGTGATCAGCGGCGCCGCTCACAAGATCTGACCCGAGATCAGCTACACTCTGTCCCATGCCACGCCTCCAgaacatatattttatttctcttccaCTTTGCGTCGCTGCTGCAGAGGAAtatgtttctaaaaaaaaaaaaaaaaagaataaactcTACATAGTATAAGATTCATTCAGTGTGTTCAAACGCCCACAACGTGTCGGGACAGCTGGTGGTGGCAGCGTGAACGTGTCGGGGCTCGTTTGACATGGACTTTTACAACTGAACAGTGGCTGAGCCCATGTAGGACAAGAATGAAGTAAACATTCAGATAATCGGATATGGTGTGGTGGCGGTCTAAATTTTAAAGATCTGACACACTTTCTGTGGCTCTGAACATCATTCGTTCCTGCTGAAAATGTAAGTCTGTCAAAGGTGGGAATAGAATGAAGAACCAGAAGGTGTTAGAAAAAAATAACTCTTTCTGTTCTTCCACACTGAGTTTCGGCTATTTATCCACACGGACCCAGCGTTTTCAGAGCCCTGAATcactatttttgaaagaaaatctcaaaatgccgGCCTTGCGGTTTCATTACAATgtaaccctgcagttttcaaattaaaattccCAGTGTGCATTTATCTGTGCCAAAACACAGCCTCAcagttttctaaataaaagtctcagtttttgtttgtccctgtgGGAGCACAAGCCTggatttttcaaaataaaatgagaccAGCACCATTTCCTGTCAACTGTTTTAGAGGCTGCAAAACTCTGGAGTCGTGTGGACGACGAGCATCgtggtttgtttaaaaatgagcgTGTAAGTGTGGACTGGGCTCACTAAATGTTTACcatttgataaataataatagcctgagtgtgatgtgatgtcactGGTCTTGTCGTCTTTgctgttgtctctgtctctctgttgctcAGAACTGTCCAGCATCCAAATGGACAGATGTGACTGTGAGGACGTTCTGAGCACAGAAACCATGGCTCAGCTGCTGTTCTGTTGTGGCGTTGATGTGAACTTGCCATTCACatactcaataaaaaaaaagaaaaactcagtcTTTGTTCTCTGGTGTACACTTCTTCAATCAGAATTAATTTTACAGTTATAATACAAATACTCACCGGATTTAatgtgataaaataataaaatcaccTTTAAGGCCTGtttcagtgaaaaataaactttagaTCCTTgtgatgctgtgtttgtttcacattctcatattcttattttttattgaagaTAGTTTACTCATCACActtatataatgttataattTGCAGGAACTTGGTGAAGAGCAGcgtggggcttttattttcttagtcaactaatattattatttattattatattccttttttttttttccgatcCCAACTTCTGTTTTGGGAATGAGACGTGTATCTCAGAGCGGCTGTTTGATGATCACgtgacacatttatctctgaaaaggagtgaagaaaaaaagtatattttgtGTCCTTTTTAAAGGTGAGTGATTCATTTATGTGTGACACAAACCTCATAGTCCTTTCAGAAAAGGCTGTAcgtaataaaaacaagatattttagAGTTAAGCTAATGGATTTGATTagttgagtcttttgttaagtgggtaaattgtgtgtttgttttgctttttctccAGACTCCACGAACAAATGGTGAAGTCTGAAAAGAACGATTATTTTCCATCAtcaaagggctgtttcacccttttttttgtccatttttattattttatatttattatattgttatttcaaaCTCAAAACTTGACAGAACCTTGGCAATAAAGATCAGTGTAGGGCTTTCTTTGCAGgaagttgactttttttcaactttATTCAGGATATTCAATCCCGACTTCCTCTGAATGACActtgtatctcagatccactgtctcgtgatcaaataacacatttatctctaaagaaaagaaaagaagtaaagaaaatgtagtctgtcaattattttctgtattttctggtCCATTCAATGGACGAAAAGAAAGATCCTGATCATTGTTTCCCATTTTTCtccaaaaatacaacatttttaatgacttctctGTTCTTTGGGGCAAAGCAACCAGAAAACCTTGACAAAATGAAGACACTGAAAGATCACAGAAGTCAAAGTGAGTGACTGACAATCACACAAGTCGATTCATTCTTGCAGACAAAGTGAAACATGACCTGACCTCGTGAATCCTCCACATTCTCGGGTTTAAAGCAGAAACCATGTGGAGCACTGAGCCTAGAAAtctgttttgcttttctcttctctgcaggATTCCGGCCTCACAATCCGCCGAAAGCGTCGGGACAATTACCACCTCAGAAATCACCCAGGACCCACCTGGCTCTGTGAGACTGCtgctgatgaggaggagggaacaGGAATCTTCTGTTggcacaaacatacaaacatgagcagcaggagcagattCCTCAGGTTTGTATGGAGACTCAAAGGCGGTCGAGACTCAATGATGTCACAAATctaatggttttgttttttcgtTTTGTAATAACTTGAAGGAaaaccttttactttttaatcacTGGCCTGACTTgaacaaaatgtcagaattgtGACTTGAAAATCATATTTTCCATCACAGAATTTTAAAATTTTACGTCAAATGTCACAATTTGGATATTAATTGTAATTTTGACTTAGAAGCTCaacaagtaaaaaataattcatttaactTTTTAGAAAATATTCTATTTCGTTCTCATTATTTTCActaaaatgtgttgatttatttgttatgtattgGATTTTCTGTTTGAATATTGTAATTTTGACTTCACTCTGAActttaacttcattttatttattcattttaactttgaaatgatgaaaaagtcaatattttcccgttgttttttaaaatgtactttaatttgcactgatttaaaatgtagtttagtttCATAATTTTAAATCAAGAGTCTGACATTTGATAGAATCATGACTTAAAGTTACAGTGCGTAAAAtgtagcaacatttattggtaatGTTGCCATTTACAATCCCTGActgaagaaagtaaaaaataattattttattctcaATTTCTTCCACTTGAAATAACCTTCTCTTTTATACATTTGAGCTGATGTTCACGtcactttacttttttaactTAACATTGTTTACTAATTTATTTCtcttgatgaaaacacacatttcaaattcaGAAATTTGATTTAAACTCACACCTTCACTCCAGGTCTCTATTATTGGATGTTTTAGATCACAGAACACGTCCATTAAATCACACTGGatacatgtatgtgtaaaaaaaaacagccaaaaaaaacaagtttaaacacAACGTTCAGTCAAACTccgttttaaaatgttaaaaacaataaaagcaaaaacaacaatggcagagtGAAGCGGGGCTTCAGTTTTCTGCTCTGTAGTTAAAGGTAAACAGATTAGCAGCATCACTGGGATTAAGTCATTAGTATGAAGTGATCTTCACTTAGATCTTATTTATCTGAAGCACCACAGGGACTGAAGCTAAAGCTCAGCTTCAGGTTTAAAATG
Coding sequences:
- the LOC122760277 gene encoding mitochondrial import inner membrane translocase subunit TIM50-like, coding for MVLASLLFQDVSCLNRDTSKVIVVDCKREAFSLQPFNGMALKKWDGNSEDRTLYDLANFLKAIALGGVDDVRLVLENYALEDDPIEAFKRRQAQLAQEEEQRLSESSLQKKQGLSFGSIASRFWRSKQQ